The Pseudomonas berkeleyensis genome includes a region encoding these proteins:
- a CDS encoding AEC family transporter — MRRCADQDRRSPLPGAPVIDLLLALWPLFAMIVAGYWLRLRAFPSEAFWPGAERLNYFILFPALLFSSLAKAPLNNPALPRLALAVLLGLGIAWLALLLVRRLRGWPAGRFGAFTQGILRFNTYLGLAAVGSLFGQEGLTLAAIMLALMVPTVNVLSVWSLTAERGVSARSLLLPILKNPLILACAGGALFNLTGIGLPGGTDRLLSLLAAASLPLGLLCVGAALKPEQLGGEVPALGWSSALRLLAMPLLAWAVAWGLNLPAMESAVLVLFFALPTAPTAYVLTRQLGGDSQLMAGIITLQTLLAAGSLVAIMTLLA; from the coding sequence ATGCGGCGGTGCGCTGACCAAGATAGGCGCTCACCGCTACCGGGGGCTCCCGTGATCGACCTGTTGCTGGCCCTGTGGCCGCTGTTCGCCATGATAGTCGCCGGCTACTGGCTGCGTTTGCGAGCGTTTCCCAGCGAGGCCTTCTGGCCAGGCGCCGAGCGCCTCAACTACTTCATCCTGTTTCCCGCCCTGTTGTTCTCCAGCCTGGCCAAAGCGCCGCTGAACAACCCGGCACTGCCGCGCTTGGCTCTGGCCGTGTTGCTCGGCCTGGGCATCGCCTGGCTGGCCCTGCTGCTGGTGCGACGGCTACGCGGCTGGCCCGCCGGACGCTTCGGCGCCTTCACCCAGGGCATTCTGCGCTTCAATACCTACCTCGGCCTGGCGGCAGTGGGCAGCCTGTTCGGCCAGGAAGGCCTGACCCTGGCGGCCATCATGCTGGCGCTGATGGTGCCGACGGTTAACGTGCTCTCGGTATGGTCGTTGACTGCCGAGCGTGGCGTCAGCGCCCGCAGCCTGCTGCTGCCGATCCTGAAGAATCCGTTGATACTCGCCTGCGCCGGCGGCGCGCTGTTCAACCTCACCGGTATCGGCTTGCCGGGCGGTACGGATCGCCTGCTCAGCCTGCTCGCGGCCGCCAGTCTGCCGCTGGGCCTGCTCTGCGTCGGCGCGGCACTCAAGCCCGAACAGCTGGGCGGGGAAGTTCCAGCATTGGGCTGGAGCAGCGCGCTGCGTCTGTTGGCCATGCCACTGCTGGCCTGGGCCGTGGCCTGGGGCCTGAACCTGCCCGCGATGGAAAGCGCCGTGCTGGTGCTGTTCTTCGCCCTGCCCACCGCACCGACCGCCTACGTCCTGACCCGTCAGCTGGGCGGTGACAGCCAGTTGATGGCCGGCATCATCACCCTGCAGACGCTGCTGGCGGCTGGCAGCCTGGTGGCAATCATGACGCTGCTGGCCTGA
- a CDS encoding virulence factor SrfB, which yields MFPEKTDYEDKITLIMGSGVQFLDFAVTLELRRELPGEFVRQRNDGPLARLMFDERSNSFFHPAAPGSPVSPLYSVAVDQSVRLLKGLWLPLPFFRFSPPRRFDDGPSNWARMRIIELKEGEDPDGHTHRVTLAFDTKVFASRSDTAYLAPTSDDVRAGAAFALAHQADEMGWFLDLAWVDGWLREVFTEQAQLPPIRMQLDDIEHECQALYHQAHYLNLLHLLGTALPVPELKVVSNRDSDLHKAIPVDMVLDVGNSRTCGILIEDHPQENDGLSKRYELELRDLTQPEHVYPEPFESRIEFAQAVFGKDHFSVQSGRREAFQWPTIARIGREAGRLASRRRGTEGSTGLSSPKRYLWDEDNYEPGWRFNCAYVKSESEPHATAAPVAGLINEKGQALYSLPFDERMPVFHPHYSRSSLMTFMLCEVLGQALMQINSPSQRLRMSHSRVPRHLRSIILTVPPSMPKPEREIFAKCMEQAIGLVWKSLGWHPEDDPINIKDAKSRETAWPFLPEVHVQWDEATCGQVVYLFNETQNNFAGRPEEFFATMARPDQPHKDRLTIASIDIGGGTSDLVITEYRLDDGVGSNVYITPSQRFRDGFKVAGDDILLDVIRQFVLPALGSALRAAGVDNPDAMLSKLIGSEPLAVQDAVLRQQLTLQLFSPIGLRLLKAYEQYDPLDAGTLVSGTFGELLGDERPTDDVLDYFSSAVRRQLGNGSEPFDLLATTLNVSLRRIHEAFIGDRMNIGKTIQALCEVVHSYPCDVLLLTGRPSRLPGVQALFRKLLPLPPGRILPLNQYRTGGWYPFNKLDRIEDPKTTAAVGAMLCLLSRSLRLPNFFFRSAAFKPYSTLKFLGLIDNNNVIKDGNVYFRDIDLDDPEYELPELTFDMRGTMRLGFRQLANERWSAAPLYILSIENQKLREQVASQGLVLKVRLGIKPSRNPVEGSESFEFLGAESNSGSVSRSHIRLRLNTLSDAGLGESQYWLDSGSVFRK from the coding sequence ATGTTTCCAGAAAAGACCGACTACGAAGATAAGATCACCCTGATCATGGGCAGCGGTGTCCAGTTCCTGGATTTCGCTGTGACCCTTGAACTGCGTCGCGAACTCCCAGGCGAGTTCGTGCGCCAGCGCAACGATGGCCCGTTGGCGCGGCTGATGTTCGATGAACGCAGCAACAGCTTTTTCCACCCGGCAGCCCCGGGCAGTCCTGTGAGTCCGCTCTACAGTGTAGCGGTCGATCAGTCGGTGCGTCTGCTCAAGGGGCTCTGGCTACCCTTGCCATTCTTTCGCTTCAGCCCGCCTCGGCGTTTCGACGATGGCCCGTCGAACTGGGCGCGTATGCGCATCATCGAGCTCAAAGAGGGTGAGGACCCAGATGGTCATACTCATCGGGTGACCCTGGCCTTCGATACCAAGGTATTCGCCAGTCGCAGCGATACCGCCTATCTGGCACCGACCAGTGACGATGTGCGAGCTGGCGCTGCATTTGCTCTGGCACATCAGGCCGACGAGATGGGCTGGTTCCTCGACCTGGCCTGGGTCGATGGCTGGCTACGCGAAGTGTTCACCGAGCAGGCGCAACTGCCGCCGATACGCATGCAGCTCGATGACATCGAGCACGAGTGTCAGGCTCTCTATCACCAGGCGCACTACCTCAACCTGCTGCACCTGCTCGGTACGGCGTTGCCGGTGCCGGAGCTCAAGGTGGTGTCCAACCGCGACAGCGACCTGCACAAGGCGATTCCGGTGGACATGGTGCTCGATGTCGGCAACTCGCGTACCTGCGGCATCCTGATCGAGGATCACCCGCAGGAGAACGATGGCCTGAGCAAGCGCTACGAGCTGGAATTGCGCGACCTGACCCAGCCCGAGCACGTTTATCCGGAACCCTTCGAAAGCCGTATCGAGTTCGCTCAGGCGGTATTCGGCAAGGATCACTTTTCGGTGCAAAGTGGCCGTCGCGAGGCCTTCCAGTGGCCGACCATCGCCCGCATTGGTCGCGAGGCCGGACGTCTGGCGAGTCGCCGGCGTGGCACCGAAGGCTCGACCGGCCTGTCTAGCCCGAAGCGTTACCTGTGGGACGAGGACAACTACGAGCCGGGCTGGCGCTTCAACTGTGCCTACGTCAAATCCGAAAGCGAGCCGCACGCCACTGCTGCGCCAGTCGCCGGGTTGATCAACGAGAAAGGTCAGGCGCTCTACAGCCTGCCCTTCGACGAACGGATGCCGGTGTTCCACCCGCACTATTCGCGCAGCTCGTTAATGACCTTCATGCTCTGTGAAGTGCTCGGCCAGGCATTGATGCAGATAAACAGCCCGTCGCAGCGTCTGCGCATGAGCCATTCGCGCGTGCCGCGCCACTTGCGCTCGATCATCCTCACCGTGCCGCCGTCGATGCCCAAGCCCGAGCGCGAAATCTTCGCCAAGTGCATGGAGCAGGCCATCGGCCTGGTGTGGAAGAGCCTTGGCTGGCACCCGGAGGACGATCCGATCAACATCAAGGACGCCAAGAGCCGCGAGACCGCTTGGCCCTTCCTGCCGGAAGTGCATGTGCAGTGGGACGAGGCCACCTGCGGCCAGGTTGTCTACCTGTTCAACGAAACGCAGAACAACTTCGCCGGTCGTCCGGAGGAGTTCTTTGCCACCATGGCGCGCCCGGATCAGCCGCACAAGGATCGTCTGACTATCGCCTCGATCGATATCGGGGGTGGTACCTCCGATCTGGTGATCACCGAATATCGGCTCGATGATGGCGTGGGCAGCAACGTCTATATCACCCCGTCGCAGCGTTTTCGCGATGGCTTCAAGGTCGCCGGTGACGACATCCTGCTCGATGTGATCCGCCAGTTCGTCCTGCCGGCATTGGGTTCGGCGCTGCGCGCTGCGGGTGTCGACAACCCTGATGCGATGCTGTCCAAGCTGATCGGTAGCGAGCCCCTGGCCGTGCAGGACGCCGTGCTGCGCCAGCAGCTGACTCTGCAACTGTTCAGCCCTATCGGTTTGCGCTTGCTCAAGGCCTACGAACAATATGACCCGCTGGATGCCGGCACCCTGGTCAGTGGCACTTTCGGCGAACTGCTTGGCGACGAGCGTCCCACCGACGATGTGCTCGACTATTTCAGCAGCGCCGTACGCCGCCAACTGGGTAACGGCAGCGAGCCATTCGACCTGCTGGCGACAACGCTTAACGTCAGTCTGCGGCGCATTCACGAGGCGTTCATCGGCGATCGCATGAACATCGGCAAGACCATTCAGGCGCTGTGCGAAGTTGTCCACAGCTACCCCTGCGATGTGCTCCTGCTCACTGGGCGTCCGTCGCGTCTGCCTGGTGTGCAGGCGCTGTTTCGCAAGCTGCTGCCGTTGCCGCCGGGACGCATCTTGCCGCTCAACCAGTACCGCACCGGTGGCTGGTACCCGTTCAATAAGCTCGACCGTATCGAGGATCCGAAGACCACGGCCGCAGTCGGCGCCATGCTCTGTTTACTCAGCCGCAGTCTGCGGCTGCCCAACTTCTTCTTCCGTTCGGCGGCGTTCAAACCCTACTCGACGTTGAAGTTCCTCGGTTTGATCGACAATAACAACGTGATCAAGGACGGCAACGTCTACTTCCGCGATATCGATCTCGACGACCCCGAGTACGAGCTGCCCGAGTTGACCTTCGATATGCGCGGCACCATGCGCCTGGGCTTCCGCCAACTGGCCAACGAACGCTGGTCGGCAGCGCCGCTGTACATCCTCAGCATCGAGAACCAGAAGCTGCGCGAGCAGGTCGCTTCCCAGGGCCTGGTGCTCAAGGTGCGTCTGGGCATCAAGCCTTCGCGCAATCCAGTCGAAGGCAGCGAGAGCTTCGAATTTCTTGGCGCCGAGTCCAACAGTGGTTCGGTCAGCCGCTCGCACATTCGCCTGCGCCTCAACACCCTGTCCGACGCCGGGCTGGGTGAATCCCAATATTGGCTCGACAGCGGGAGCGTGTTTCGCAAATGA
- a CDS encoding SrfA family protein yields MPGALLRTGNLQEFKALGVDGQPVYSAALQLREAIRLKMGREASSCLAIPQPNETGDRIDWYAPAEGDVIPWSAATVEERAGAYAQLEVMHAKLGATSESMRADAQNREKQIFGRLLEKTVHFPDSDHVYLVDGKPVITFWGFTDHAGTYDHDPLLCLRPPVPSAAPVVPLAPPPLAAAVPVEVVKKSRWWRWLWLLLLPLLLLLLLFLLRACAPTVELPLGLDRIELPGLPVHERDIGVFGRGGTVDGVGSGAAIDGQLPDGQESPAAEQEEGAAVPDEPGASGEEPPPPVPEDAAAEEPSAEPPQEQQKPRKQPPGRDVPQDLSIPPQALETGSTEFLNGNWKAGAGIQDAQTGKPMQLDYDFKNGKGQVKVRRGDGVECSGAVNAAMQGGKLAINNQGQAACNDGSSYKLPEVVCSPDSRSAADCTGSYENKQFPMSMRQGVQ; encoded by the coding sequence ATGCCAGGCGCATTGCTCCGCACGGGTAACCTTCAGGAATTCAAGGCGCTGGGTGTCGATGGTCAACCGGTCTACAGCGCCGCGCTGCAACTGCGCGAGGCCATTCGCCTGAAGATGGGGCGCGAAGCTTCCAGTTGCCTTGCCATTCCGCAGCCCAACGAAACCGGTGACCGTATCGATTGGTACGCGCCTGCGGAGGGCGACGTGATCCCTTGGTCGGCGGCCACGGTTGAAGAGCGCGCGGGTGCCTATGCTCAGCTCGAGGTGATGCACGCCAAATTGGGCGCTACCAGCGAAAGCATGCGTGCTGACGCGCAGAACCGGGAAAAGCAGATATTCGGTCGCCTGCTGGAAAAAACCGTTCACTTTCCCGACAGCGACCATGTCTACCTGGTCGATGGCAAGCCCGTCATCACCTTCTGGGGGTTCACCGATCACGCGGGAACCTATGATCACGACCCGCTGTTGTGCCTGCGTCCGCCTGTGCCCAGCGCTGCGCCAGTAGTACCGCTCGCGCCGCCTCCGCTGGCCGCCGCCGTGCCTGTTGAGGTAGTGAAGAAGTCGCGTTGGTGGCGCTGGCTGTGGCTGTTGCTCCTGCCATTGCTCCTACTGTTGCTGTTGTTCTTGCTACGCGCCTGTGCGCCAACAGTCGAGTTGCCACTCGGCCTCGATCGCATCGAGCTACCGGGATTGCCGGTGCATGAGCGTGATATCGGCGTGTTCGGTCGTGGTGGTACGGTCGATGGTGTCGGATCGGGTGCTGCTATCGATGGTCAACTGCCGGACGGACAAGAGTCTCCCGCTGCTGAGCAGGAGGAGGGCGCTGCTGTACCCGACGAGCCTGGGGCTTCGGGCGAAGAACCGCCGCCGCCCGTGCCTGAGGATGCCGCCGCGGAGGAGCCATCTGCCGAGCCACCCCAGGAGCAGCAGAAACCTCGCAAGCAACCGCCGGGTCGGGACGTACCACAAGACCTGAGTATTCCCCCGCAGGCACTGGAAACCGGCTCCACTGAGTTCCTCAACGGTAACTGGAAAGCGGGTGCCGGTATTCAGGACGCGCAGACCGGCAAGCCCATGCAGCTCGACTATGACTTCAAGAATGGCAAGGGGCAGGTCAAGGTACGACGTGGTGATGGTGTCGAATGCTCGGGTGCGGTGAATGCTGCGATGCAGGGCGGCAAGCTGGCGATCAACAACCAGGGGCAGGCTGCCTGCAACGATGGCAGTAGCTACAAGCTGCCGGAAGTCGTGTGCAGCCCGGATAGCCGTAGCGCCGCTGACTGCACGGGCAGTTATGAGAACAAGCAATTCCCCATGTCCATGAGGCAGGGCGTCCAGTAA
- a CDS encoding putative virulence factor, producing MSNSPEQLTRHWAAIHTGAGEAIRWIGDVRRSAPRLDNEADDLILSLRRVRNTARRLGGVSGLPMTVGFFGLSQAGKSYLISTLAAGTNGKLETDFGGSRLDFLTHVNPPGGGKEATGLVTRFSRTARAGPDDFPLELKLFGEVEVAKVLANSFFNDFNTEKVSYRFDEAAIRQLLKELGKRRQLKPVPGVSEDDVVALWDYLQGSFPASLSGLAGYYWPVAVELAPWLAVEDRTRLFSIFWGEINELSEAYQSFARTLGSLGNADRVFAPLDALVRQTDKGLSQADSIMNVDMLERLGKDSDKRIGVRPFIDGELRASVELSLAQLAALTVELVFPLVEPTSEPLFEQVDLLDFPGYRGRLSVESLDDVRRAVSSDEASPVAQLILRGKVAYLFERYTDSQEMNVLIVCTPSNKQSDVTAVGPVLTRWIDKTQGAKPEERALRKPGLLWAITMFDMRIGSDLDKGEDLLRLGWGSGGMMKMTMLERFGQYTWLQEWTAGQPFDNTFLVRKPRMKVTFLDVQAGEEIGINAAAQDSLGLMRSTFVEDETVQRHVNQPLQAWDAMLELNDGGMGRISQYLRGVALREVKLGRIREQLDDVLHLLENRLGHWYQAEGAGELEKKRKIAKQIFDAVWPRRILLGELLQRMQLPDDLVRGLYLRADDEEPTALVSDSGSSGVVSGGALNLGDDLGHDDGFDLFGDSESAPRSSSNDLPPRSSGSDARFAQAVLREWISHLRHLPEDMRLMTYLGFSKPAVEALVDELITGASRLDLQKRLLQAIVSTEQIGTKREQLAGRQVLTAKTVLGDFIGWLGFIESPQEQRPDSRIERGAKLFQAPPVIVPGKLPQLPAQPLEHTRNYVGDWLVALAKIAEDNAGHSAGREITPEQNETLGKVLATLHADRTE from the coding sequence ATGAGTAACTCGCCTGAGCAACTGACTCGACACTGGGCCGCCATTCATACCGGTGCCGGCGAGGCGATCCGCTGGATTGGCGATGTGCGCCGCAGTGCACCACGCCTGGATAACGAAGCGGACGACCTGATCCTCAGCCTGCGTCGCGTGCGCAATACCGCCCGACGCCTGGGTGGTGTTTCCGGCCTGCCGATGACCGTGGGGTTCTTCGGTCTGTCCCAGGCCGGCAAGTCGTACCTGATCTCGACCTTGGCCGCCGGTACCAACGGCAAGCTGGAGACCGATTTCGGGGGCAGCCGCCTGGACTTCCTGACTCACGTCAACCCACCGGGTGGTGGTAAAGAGGCCACCGGCCTGGTCACCCGTTTCAGCCGCACTGCGCGCGCCGGGCCGGACGATTTCCCGCTGGAGCTGAAGTTGTTCGGCGAGGTGGAAGTGGCCAAGGTGTTGGCCAATTCCTTCTTCAACGACTTCAACACCGAGAAGGTGTCGTACCGCTTCGACGAAGCGGCCATCCGCCAACTGCTCAAGGAACTCGGCAAGCGCCGCCAGCTCAAGCCGGTGCCCGGGGTCAGTGAGGACGACGTGGTGGCCCTGTGGGACTACCTGCAAGGCAGTTTCCCGGCGTCGCTGAGCGGTCTGGCCGGGTACTACTGGCCAGTGGCAGTGGAGCTGGCGCCCTGGCTGGCGGTGGAGGATCGTACCCGGCTGTTCTCGATCTTCTGGGGTGAGATCAACGAGTTGAGCGAGGCCTACCAGAGCTTCGCCAGAACCCTGGGCAGCCTGGGTAACGCCGATCGCGTATTCGCTCCGCTCGATGCCCTGGTACGGCAGACCGACAAGGGCCTGTCGCAGGCTGACAGCATCATGAACGTCGACATGCTCGAGCGCCTGGGTAAGGACAGCGACAAGCGCATCGGCGTGCGCCCGTTCATCGACGGCGAGCTGCGTGCGTCGGTCGAGCTGTCCCTGGCGCAACTGGCGGCACTCACCGTCGAGTTGGTGTTCCCGTTGGTTGAGCCTACTAGCGAGCCGCTGTTCGAGCAGGTCGACCTGCTCGATTTTCCCGGCTATCGCGGCCGCTTGTCGGTCGAGTCGCTGGACGACGTGCGTCGTGCGGTAAGCAGTGACGAAGCCAGCCCGGTGGCGCAGCTGATCCTGCGCGGCAAGGTTGCCTATTTGTTCGAGCGCTACACCGACAGCCAGGAAATGAACGTGCTGATCGTCTGTACGCCATCGAACAAGCAGTCCGACGTCACCGCTGTCGGTCCGGTACTGACCCGCTGGATCGACAAGACTCAGGGCGCCAAGCCTGAAGAGCGTGCTCTGCGTAAGCCGGGGCTACTGTGGGCCATCACCATGTTCGACATGCGCATTGGCAGTGACTTGGACAAGGGCGAAGACCTGCTGCGTCTCGGTTGGGGTAGCGGCGGTATGATGAAGATGACCATGCTCGAACGCTTCGGTCAGTACACCTGGCTGCAGGAGTGGACGGCCGGTCAGCCCTTCGATAACACCTTCCTGGTGCGCAAACCGCGCATGAAGGTGACTTTCCTCGATGTGCAGGCTGGTGAAGAGATTGGTATCAACGCCGCCGCCCAGGATTCACTGGGGCTGATGCGCAGCACCTTCGTCGAAGACGAAACTGTACAGCGCCACGTCAACCAGCCGCTGCAGGCCTGGGACGCGATGCTGGAGCTGAACGATGGCGGCATGGGCCGTATTAGCCAGTACCTGCGTGGCGTGGCGCTGCGCGAGGTCAAGCTGGGGCGTATTCGTGAACAGCTCGATGATGTACTGCATCTGCTGGAAAACCGGCTTGGCCACTGGTATCAGGCAGAAGGCGCTGGCGAGCTGGAGAAGAAGCGCAAGATCGCCAAACAGATCTTCGACGCGGTCTGGCCGCGGCGCATTCTGCTGGGTGAACTGTTGCAGAGAATGCAATTGCCTGACGATCTGGTTCGGGGTCTGTACCTGCGCGCCGATGACGAAGAGCCTACTGCTCTGGTGAGCGATAGTGGAAGCAGCGGTGTTGTGAGTGGGGGGGCGCTCAACCTGGGTGATGACCTGGGTCACGACGATGGTTTTGATCTGTTCGGTGACAGCGAGTCGGCACCTCGCTCGTCGAGCAATGACTTACCGCCGCGCTCCAGCGGTAGCGATGCACGTTTCGCCCAGGCCGTGCTGCGTGAGTGGATCAGCCACCTGCGCCATCTGCCTGAGGACATGCGTCTGATGACCTATCTGGGTTTCTCCAAGCCCGCGGTCGAGGCTCTGGTTGATGAGCTCATCACCGGCGCCAGTCGCCTCGACCTGCAAAAACGTCTGCTGCAGGCCATCGTCAGTACCGAGCAGATTGGCACCAAACGCGAGCAGCTGGCCGGACGCCAGGTGCTCACCGCGAAAACCGTGCTGGGCGATTTCATCGGTTGGCTAGGGTTCATCGAGTCACCGCAGGAGCAGCGTCCTGACAGCCGCATTGAGCGTGGCGCCAAGCTGTTCCAGGCGCCACCGGTTATCGTCCCGGGCAAGCTGCCGCAACTGCCGGCGCAACCCCTGGAGCACACGCGCAACTATGTGGGCGACTGGCTGGTGGCGCTGGCCAAGATCGCTGAAGACAATGCCGGTCACAGTGCCGGCCGAGAAATCACACCGGAGCAGAACGAGACGCTGGGCAAGGTGCTCGCCACCCTGCATGCGGATCGGACGGAATAA
- a CDS encoding PilT/PilU family type 4a pilus ATPase, whose product MNDTHNPDQPDVFPYLQLMHQHGGSDLFFSVGAPPHMKVEGHSQPVGQRVLKAGEVQQLAYQLMTQKQVAEFERDLEMNLAVSLQNAGRYRVNVYYQRGEVAMVVRLIKSQIPSFEALGLPVMLEKLAMQDRGLILVTGAAGSGKSTTLAAMLDFRNRHKSGHIVCIEDPIEFLHSHQRSIIDQREVGLDTHSFDDALRNVLREAPDVIMLGEIRDAATMQHALHYAETGHLCVATLHATSSSHAIERIARFFPDEARKQVLADVAHNLLAVIGQRLVPGIAQKRVVAVELMLGTPYIRDLIQRDELDELREAIARAAEQGLQTFDQHLFALLEAGRISLAEALKFADSRTDLSLKFKLERGFSADDAELKVLRDG is encoded by the coding sequence ATGAACGATACGCACAACCCGGATCAGCCCGACGTATTCCCCTACCTGCAACTGATGCACCAGCATGGGGGCTCCGACCTGTTCTTCAGTGTCGGCGCACCACCGCACATGAAAGTCGAAGGGCATAGCCAGCCGGTCGGACAGCGTGTACTCAAGGCCGGTGAGGTGCAACAACTGGCTTATCAGTTGATGACCCAGAAGCAGGTCGCCGAGTTCGAACGCGATCTGGAGATGAACCTGGCGGTAAGCCTGCAGAATGCTGGACGCTATCGGGTCAACGTCTACTACCAGCGTGGCGAAGTCGCCATGGTGGTGCGCCTGATCAAGAGCCAGATCCCCAGCTTCGAGGCACTCGGCCTGCCAGTGATGCTGGAAAAGCTGGCCATGCAGGATCGCGGTCTGATCCTGGTCACCGGGGCCGCTGGCTCGGGCAAGTCCACCACCCTGGCGGCGATGCTGGATTTTCGTAACCGCCACAAGAGCGGGCATATCGTCTGCATCGAAGACCCCATCGAATTCCTGCACAGCCACCAGCGCTCGATCATCGACCAGCGCGAGGTGGGCCTCGATACCCACAGTTTCGACGACGCCCTGCGCAATGTGCTGCGTGAGGCGCCAGACGTGATCATGCTCGGCGAGATTCGTGACGCCGCCACCATGCAGCATGCCCTGCACTACGCCGAAACGGGCCACCTGTGCGTGGCTACGCTGCACGCCACCAGCAGCAGCCATGCCATCGAGCGCATCGCGCGCTTCTTCCCGGACGAGGCGCGCAAGCAGGTGCTGGCCGATGTGGCGCACAACCTGCTGGCGGTGATCGGTCAACGCCTGGTGCCCGGTATCGCGCAAAAGCGCGTGGTAGCGGTGGAGCTGATGCTGGGCACGCCCTATATCCGCGACCTGATCCAGCGCGACGAGCTGGACGAGTTGCGCGAGGCCATTGCGCGGGCCGCCGAACAGGGCCTGCAGACCTTCGACCAGCACCTGTTCGCCCTGCTCGAAGCCGGCCGCATCAGCCTGGCCGAGGCCCTGAAATTCGCGGACTCGCGCACCGACCTCAGCCTAAAATTCAAGCTCGAACGAGGCTTCTCTGCCGACGATGCCGAGCTCAAGGTACTGCGCGACGGCTGA
- a CDS encoding GFA family protein: MSERHEGGCQCGSLRYRIEAPLQDIAHCHCSICRRSGGGILTTWVTVSRQAFQWLRGTPRAFASSASCTRYFCGDCGAHLALFTDLSPDTLDVTVATLDEPEQAPADRHIWVGSRLSWLTVDPQLPEEWQEEID; encoded by the coding sequence ATGAGCGAGAGACATGAAGGCGGTTGCCAGTGCGGCAGCCTGCGTTACCGCATCGAGGCACCGCTGCAGGACATCGCCCATTGCCATTGTTCGATCTGTCGACGTAGCGGCGGAGGTATTCTCACCACCTGGGTCACCGTCTCGCGCCAGGCGTTTCAGTGGTTGCGCGGCACGCCTCGTGCCTTCGCTTCTTCGGCCAGCTGCACGCGCTATTTCTGCGGCGACTGCGGCGCGCACCTGGCGCTCTTTACCGACCTCAGCCCCGACACGCTGGACGTTACCGTCGCCACGCTGGACGAGCCCGAGCAGGCGCCGGCGGATCGGCATATCTGGGTTGGCAGCCGGCTGTCGTGGCTGACGGTCGATCCGCAATTGCCGGAAGAGTGGCAAGAAGAGATAGATTAG
- a CDS encoding substrate-binding periplasmic protein has product MGYWLAALLSLLISTAVRAESLHLATGDDYAPFTGKALPGQGMLTQVVRAALADQGVVITLDWLPWNRGYLKAQRGEYDATFPYVRSAEREAEFLYSAPLYVAEQHVFSRAGDRVELDELPHLHGKHLCYPLGWQPPLEVQALIEQGVLRRHSPLGLKECARLLLLQRDDLFISDRNLGESALRSTGAAANQFHRSTSAFRSNTLHFIVSRQHPRAAELIERFDRGLAALKARGEYQRLIESYVE; this is encoded by the coding sequence GTGGGATATTGGCTGGCGGCTCTGTTGAGCCTGCTGATCAGCACCGCAGTGCGGGCGGAGAGCTTGCACCTGGCGACAGGCGACGATTACGCACCGTTCACCGGCAAAGCCCTGCCAGGCCAGGGCATGTTGACCCAGGTGGTGAGGGCGGCGCTGGCCGATCAGGGTGTGGTGATCACGCTCGACTGGTTGCCCTGGAATCGCGGCTATCTGAAGGCGCAGCGTGGGGAGTACGACGCGACCTTCCCCTATGTACGCTCCGCAGAGCGCGAAGCGGAGTTTCTCTATTCGGCGCCGCTGTACGTTGCCGAGCAGCATGTGTTCAGCCGTGCTGGCGATCGTGTCGAGCTCGACGAACTGCCTCATCTGCATGGCAAGCACCTGTGCTACCCGCTGGGTTGGCAGCCTCCGTTGGAGGTTCAGGCGTTGATCGAGCAAGGGGTATTGCGGCGACACTCACCGCTGGGGCTGAAGGAGTGCGCGCGCCTGTTGCTGCTGCAGCGTGACGACCTCTTCATCTCGGATCGCAATCTTGGCGAAAGCGCTCTGCGCAGCACGGGGGCCGCCGCGAATCAGTTTCACCGATCGACCTCGGCGTTTCGTAGCAACACGCTGCACTTCATCGTGTCTCGGCAGCATCCGCGCGCGGCCGAGTTGATCGAACGCTTCGACCGTGGTCTGGCCGCGCTCAAGGCGCGGGGGGAGTATCAGCGCCTGATCGAGAGTTACGTGGAGTAG